GTTTCTATAATGACCACAGCAAATGTGGACATCATTCGTCTTTCAAACAACGCTGCATATTGTTTCAGGGTGCAAGTAAATTAACAACAAAACATgcgtattaaaaataaaatgagacaTAGTAGACATACCTGAAGGAGATCTTCCAAAGCTACTCCCATACCCCTATAATTTCTAGCGAAATATAGAACTAAGGAACGAGTGCTCTTGACGAGCTCATCCCTGCAATACCAACCAAAACTCAATTGATGCTGAAGCACCTTCAGCTCAAGCCCAGCTGCTTCAGCCCAACAACTCATGCCGACTGCTTGTCCACTTTCTTCTTCAAGAATTGCTCGGATCTTTTCCAAGCCTGCAAGCACCTGTAAAATTAACGGATAATATTATTGAAGAAAACactcaaaaaatgaaaaaaagaaccACAAATTGTCCGACAAAAAACTATAATGACCTTGACTCCTTTCGCCATTTCCGCCTCATTTCTAGCAATCATCAACCTCCTACTCTTTGAGTTGGACACTTTCTTAACAGAAGAAACCATAAGCTTTCCGCAAGCAATAGGTTTCGAACATAATGCCAAAGAAGCAGCTTTACGTTCATTTTTCACTACAGCTCTTTCTCTTCTAGATTTTCGTTGTTCCTTCTTCGTTGAGCGAATAATAACTTCCTCATTCACATGATTAGTTTGTCTACCTCCTACTCTACATTCGCCCATATTTTCAGCGCGAACATCCGATAAATCCGCAACATTTGTGATTTCAAGGGTGCTTATTAGGCAAGAATTAAATAATTTCAATGCTCCAAGCCTTCCTAATTGTTGCAGAATATCCCTTTCTAACTTCAATGCATCCGAATCAGCAAATGACTCCTCTAAACTATAAAGATTTTCCAACAACAAACTATACCTCAAAATCTTCTCTTTAACATAAACTTCACCATCATCAATCACACCTATGCCTCCACAGTGAGAATTAGATCTCTTGCCAACATTCACCTAAAAAAGATTATGATGCACAGTATTTAATTACAGCAAACGTACACAGTTAAATTCAATAACTAATTACAATCACAAACCTTAAACCCTTCAGTTTGAGAATAATCATTCTCAATAATTTGAACTGCAGACGAATAAACATATGTCTTGAAACCCTCCCTGCCTTTAACTGTATCAATTTCATAAGCAAAACCCATTAGTCATTACCTAATTAAATTGAGCACATATCACtctgaataaatttaaaatcagtAAACTTAAAATAGAACTGACCAGAAGATGATGACGAAGAGAGTCTGGAAGGCGAATTAGAGAGAGATTGAGAGAGAAAAGGAAAACCCGGCTTTAGATTGAGTCTAAAACCCAAACCCATAATTTAGTTTGGTTAATTATAGTTTTTAAGCAggaaaaaggaagaagaaatgGAAAAGAAGAGTCCATGAAAATGATAAGGAGTAAAAAAAAGAAGAGTGAATGGAATTGGTGTAcgtaattgaaagtgaaaagtGTGATCATCTCTACACCACCGGTTCTTCATCTTCGTAGTTAAATGTGTCTACAGACAAAGTAATAGAGTGAAAACGTCCAAAACTTCAAAATCAATTTCTGTTATTTTCTCGTCATTGAATTTGAATGAATTCTCTGTTCAGCGTTTGGCCACCTACAAATTATCTGTGCCCATTTGGGCTTTCTTAAATTTATTGGGATTttctgaaaaagaaaaacaggCCCATTGCGTTCATCTTCGGTTTTCATATGCTTCTACTTTccaatttgacaaaatttcagTGGGCCTTTACTGTAGAGATTAGAGGGTGTTTCGTTTTTCTAAGATTATAACAATTGATTAGAGAAAATgacaaaactatacaaaaaaagAAAGCAAATAACAACATTACTTAATCAGCCAAATAATTACATCAGcacatataaaatttaaaaaattacatcaaatacaTATTTCACAAGAAGCTGACACGTTGCAAGGAAAGAATGGtagaaaaaagtcaaaaacgcgtcagaataggtcaaaaacgcgtctgacatgcgtctgacacgcgcgtcaTAACCGTgcgtcagtcacgcgtcagttcgtcaaactattcaaacatgtatcatttatgtatcatttatgtatctgttatgtatctgATATATATCAAGAACATATCTgactattattttttcatatttctaagataaaaataaataaataaatatattattaatatgtattatttatgtgtttctAAGGTGTATGTATGATATACTTTAAATTAGaagatatatgtatcacgtgatttaattaaaagttcactcatcaaataatattaataacattttgatatcatataaataataagttATGATTTTCTTAACTcaaattttatcaatataaatatctttatatatatgtgatataaaaaagaactaataataatattatccacTTCATCAAATTTGTCGCCATtgataaaaatactatatatatattattaaaatgtattatttatgcgtctcaaaactatattattaatatgtattatttatgtatctcAAAAACTATTCAAACTGACACAATTTACTTCACGACTCTTTTCATTTGCCAGCTCTAATAAATTACAACAACTTCTATCCACAATGTATCAGAGATCTATCGATAATACCACATTCCAAAATACGCacataatacatatattaaaataaaaaaatatacgtCTAACTATTTTTGCTATGTACAAAAGATGTATAGAATATgtataatatttgtatttgagttatatatttaacgcattgaatatataatttacgaTTACTTGAAATGtatctataacatatattaaaataaaaaatatgccGCATGCTCtataaattgtataaattatttatcagtgaacgtattaaggatatatttatcatgttttaattgtatatgaaatATGTATCTTAAAATACATCTAAaagacatatatatttataaaacatatatttgaATATTCTTTAAACCGTTTCTGATATGTATTGATGATGTATCCgagatgtatcgaaaatgtatagGAGATGTACCGAAAATGTATCTCGAAAACATTAAGGTACCACCATTGACGAGAAGACGCATATTAAGGATatttttatcatgtataaattatatattaaaaatttatctaataaatacATCTAAACTTGTCAAACACATttgatgaattaatatatatttaaaaataaatatatttgagatGATTCTGACATGTATCCGATATGTATAAcatatgtatcagatatgtattcAAGATGTGTCTCGAAAACAGTCACATACTACTAATGAAacttattgaaaaaatatatttcaaatacaTCTATGAAACACATTTAATACTTAatcttataattataaaaaagtaacaatataaaaaacgatatattcacataaaaatatataaataatatatttcaaatatataaataatacatgtcaaatataattttaataatacatatACTATGGCCAATTCAgactgaaaattttcaaaattatcctCCTTTTGTTTCACTACGGCTCTTATAATTCTCAATTAGCCTCTAATGCTATTAAATTAAGAACTGAAGATGAAGTCGATTCGctgataaaatatatatataacttgcCATCTTTATATctcataataaatatatataaagtgCACAAAATCCATACACTTTTTAAATTGATGAAGCCAATCTCAATATGTTAATCACCCTTTTTATGACTTTCTTCAACGGTCAAACTACTTCTACTAATAATATACAAAGTCAATCTATTTCCTCGTCATTCTCAAATGCAATTGTTTTACAACAAATCGAACCAACCCCACAAACCGTCTTCAATTCCTTgagcattttaaatttaatagaaGAAAAAGCCtccattttcattttcaattgttaAGCACTCTACATTATTTATGCATTGCTCCACAAACTCTTCACTACTGCTCGTTCTACAGAGACTGCAAAAACACCAATTAGAGATTACAGATGAAATATTAGAGATAAATTAAGGGTAGATTTGGACTCACCAATTGAAAAGGGGAGAGGGTTTTTTCTAGCCTAGAACAAGGACAGACACATCTAGCTTTTTCACTTGGTTCATCACTGTGGCTAGTCTTAACAGTGCTTCTACTTCAACCTGAGTCATTAGATTCATCATAATTTAAGtgccaaaatatataaaattaaaatatagtacATATAGAGAGACAAAAAAGATAGTCACATCTGAAAAATACTCAATTCCATCACCATGCCCATCttaaaaaagaatgaaaaaaataaataaatggagaattaaaaagaacaaaaagaaCTGATGAATTTTAGGTTATAAGAACAGAtgaggttttgatttaaggagtGAGGAAtcaaaaagaatgaaaaaaataaataaatagagaattaaaaagaattaaaaaaaaactaatgaaAAGGTTAACCATGGCCGAAAGAAATATGAAAATAGAAAGAGGAATAAGGAAGAAGAAGCAACATGTGTtgatttatgtaaaaaaatgaatcaaagaTATGACAGGTGTAAGGCTAGCATCAATTATGTAATAGATGTAATAATTTACCGTTTTTAGCTtataaaagtaaagaaaaagttagtaTTGATGAAAGATTTGGAGAGCCTTAGCAAAAATGTAAGAAAGACCCGCCATTAGCCcatttgtgtaattttctcaattgATTATGTGACGAGTTGTCTAGTTTTAATACAACAATAATACCAAATTATAGCAAATTGATTTGGTGGCATGAgttatctaatttaattttaataatagaaCAAGATTTATTGTTTAATATCCATACAAGGGTGCACTAATAAAAGATTgcataaatttgtattttattttatcttttatgaGTAGATAATATTTATTAGTGCATCACATCAGTCCTATTATTTTAACTTCTAACTGTCCCAAGCTTAAATAAAGGCTtaaaggtaaaaaaataaatcttttcgataattttgcaaatatattcaagatatttaaaatttataaatttattataattacgTAGCAATTTCATCCcgaaaaaattaatcaatttaatagtttaaattttaattaaatttctatacTAATTCATATAACTAAGCCGAATTTATTTTCCAAAATTGTAATCTTTCGGTGgttaaagtaaaaaagaaacaaGTTTTAagctaaataataataataaatggatATGTACGTAGGTGAAAATTCGACAAAATTAGAGTAATTGAAAAATTAGATAGAATTACAAGTAAATTATCAagagttaaattttaaatttaaattctaatcttttgaataaactttttaaaaaatcaaaaataaaattaacatttttaaatcattagccttaaataaataattcaattgttaattttccACACCCCGGTCAATTAGGAgcatatctatctatctatctatatatatatatataacataatataatataaaagcGTATTAGTGGGGGATTCATGAATAAAAATACCCTCTCCATAACTAATAAACTTttcttattaaaaatattttctaataCTAATCAGCCTCAAACATTtccatgaaaataaaaattatctacaTATTTTCTTAACTTTCCTAATCctaatcaaacatataattagagctggccacggttcataacccgCCGGATCGCGGTTCAAAAAAATGGAGACCGTCCTGGACCCATCTAAGGGATGGTTTCGGGCCGGACCCAGTTCTGGATTTTGGGCGgttccaaaaaattaaaagtacaattaaaattcaattactaaaagctaaaaagtataatttaaaaataaaataacatgcagagataatatttcaaaatattaataaaataaattttttaaatattatattaacaaaaaattaaactaaaaatttcattaattgtATAACACTAAAACGATTTGCATGCAAAGTTGAAGATCAATAACCTACAAGTTTTTCACATGCCATGAAAATTCCTCATTGGCAAAAAGCAAAGGAAGAGGAATTCAATGCTCTAATTCACATTGGGACATGGAAACTCCTCAACAGAACATCTTTGGATGCAAATAGATATTTTGCATTAAGCACAATGCAGTGGTACAATTTCAGGCTACAAAGCTCGCCTTATTGCCAGGGGATATCATCAACGCCTGGGTGTGGATTTCAAAGAAACCTTTAGTCCCGTTATTGAACCGACTACAATACGGTTAGTATTATCTCTAGCGGTTAGTCGTAATGTGTTGATCAAACAGCTTGATGTCAGTAATGCTTTTTCACACGGAATGCTTACTGAGGATGTATTCATGGAACAACCTCCTTGATTATTGATAAATCCAGACCTGATCTCATTTGTCATTTCAAATGTTCCATATATGGCCTTCGATAGGCACCACGTGCTTGGTCACTTGCTTGACCAAGAAATTACTTTTGCATGGTTTTATGAGATCTAAAATTGATTCCTCCTTATTTTACCACAGTCCCAGTAATGTTcaagcattttttttatttatgtggatgacattaTACTCACAGGCAGTCACACATTCTTCTTGGAAAACTTGGTTCGGTCTTTATACAATGATTTCTTACTAAAGGACGTGGGTTCTCTCAAGTATTTTCTTGGTGTTGAGGTCCATCCCCAACCTAATGGAATACATTTATCTCAAAGACAATATATTCATGATCTCATTACAAAGGTCAATGTGCATACTGCTAATGGAGTTTTCACTCCTTCTAGCCCATGTTAATAATTGAAACTAGGGGACAGTGACCCTTTTGATGACAACATGCTATTTCAAAGTGTTGTCGGTATGCTTCAATACCTTTCTTTAACCAGACCGGATGTGTCCTATTCATTCAACCGTATCTCTCAATACATATATTGCCCCAGCGTCAAATCAATGGAGTGCACTCAAACAAATACTTCGTTATCTCCAAGCTACAAAGTCCAGAGGGCTGGTTATTGAAAATAGTTTATCCTCCGACGTTTCGTTATATAGCGATGCCGATTGCGGATGATTGTAAATCTCCTATGGGCTATGCAATCTATATCAGTTCAAATTTAAGTCTCTTGGAGTTCCAAACAGCAACGAACAATGGCAAGATCGTCAACAGAACCTGAGTATCGTGccattgttgttgttgtttcaGAACTGAATTGCATTGTTTCTTTACTTCGCGAGATTGGAGTTCCTTGTTCAACGAAACCATTTTTATGGTGTGATAACACCGGTCAACTTATTTAACGGCGAACCCTAATTTCCATTCTCGGTCCAAGCATCTCGAGATTAAGTTTCATTTTGTCCGTGATAAGGTTGCAAAAAATAACTTCAAGTGTCTTACATTTCTACAAAAGATCAAATAACTGACATCTTAACCAAGGCACTATCACCATCTCGCTTCCAGCACTTTTGTGTCAAGGTGAAGATTGCTAACAATGCAGTTCATCGTAAGGGAGAATAACAAGGGTAATTGAATTGGTGATTGTTGTATTCATTTATAACTCTAATATTTGTAAGTAATTGTAATTATATGATAAGATCAGATTAGTGATAGACTATCAGAGTAGTTATAGACTCCAACACAGAGTGTTATAGCAAATGTATTTGTGTATAAATATTGCAAGCTATGTTCAATGAAAGCaaccaagtttaaaacattttcattaggCAGATCTGCGGTCAAGTCGCTTATAATTGTAGTATATGCTACtcttttttttagatattaaacACTCTGAGTCACTCAGGTCTCAGGAAATCTCAAAAAgatcattaaaattaatatttttacaaaatggtcactgaattatacattttattacaaaagggttcacccatataaaacgacataaaaacataacatttttgcttacgtggcaagccaaaattacaaaaagaaatatagttcagtgacctttttgtaataaaaagaataacccaatgatttttttgtagttcacaaaaaatttagtgttcttttcgtaacaatagaaatatttttgtaataaaaggtatagtttagtgacctatttataagaaaattgactttaataatttttttgaaatattctgagacttgagtgatttagggagtttaatatcccttTTTTTTACCAGATTTACAAATTTACTCTGCATTTTTATACTGATACAGTGTTTTTATTCATGAATTAATTCAATAATATTCATGTTgatctaaaaaaatatactcACCTTATTATAAACTATAGCAATTAATCCTAAAACATCATATAAGTTAGAgagattgaaatttaaatcaGTGATCTAGTCCAcaacttgcattttttttattgccgGTTAAACTACTTGTGGTGGGTAATTGAATATTATTTTGCATTTCTATTATTTCCAAGTAAACAGTAAACTACTTGTggttcctcaaaaaaaaaaagtaaaacctaCTTGTGGGTCATTGaacattattattttgatttggatGAAGGctgaaaaatcaaatttgagATTTTCGACTCTCAcgtgaaatataatattttaaaataaagtatatttaACAAATATTTCTGCTACTAAATTATATGTGTagacaattaaaaattattatagtaTGAGTTTCTTTTTGTACAACGGAGAGGTCaaatcattatttttatgaatttttaatttgaaatatttatttaattttaaaagttaattttgatagacaattttataatttttaacttgaataaaatacttttcaacttgtgtaaatatttatttaatttttaaaaattattattcatagataaattttattaatagataacttttaattaatttttaattgagataaaacatttatttaatttttaaaagttattattaatagataatttttattatttttaatatggataacatattaatttaatttctataaactattattataataaatattcaattaatttttaatttgaataaaatatttattaaaccaatgagttatagttcaaatggtataagcactCAGCAAACTGAtaagtcgtgggttcaatttcttCCACAGGCGctctttcttttttaattataaaaaaaaattattattagattTATTACTTAACTTAAGttagaatttataaaaaataaaaagaataatgaTTATACTACTGCGTGAGTATATGACTGGTATCCAATATAATTATGAACTTTTGTTTAAAGAGGTTTGATTACATTTAAATGATTATCCAAAGGCATCATTAGGGCATAAATCTAATTGTTTATATAGAAAACTCAATTATATAGGATTAAAACAATATCAACTTGCATTTGTTGAccaaaaaaatatcaacttgtatttgttttttgtttttcccTTCAAAGCTGCTACACTCTATTTGACGATGTTGGGTGTCTTTTGATCCTAAGCCAAAACCAATACATAATGACTAATAAGATCacacaattatatatatatgtaagcAAAGTGCTCATATGTTGTAAtatcaatatattaaattatgtgTCCAATAAAAAGAACTCATTAtttaacatgataatcaattaTCACTCTCGTATATAGTAGTCTAGTGATATGAATATACTTAATCTAATTAAAGTTATAATAATTATGAGAAATGTTATGTAGTAAAAAAAGACATTCCGATCAAGCTCGCTAAGAATTTTATATGGTTATTCGAGTTTTATGACTCATTGATGCTTCAGACGcaattatatatgatattatttaaatattactttaaccttaatctaatatattaaaataataatgattGAGTGAATTGTCCGTGCAATTTAGTAGTTAACTTTAATATAGTATAAATTCCTCGACAAAGATATTATCAAATGGAATATGAACCAATTGAGTACCCATCCagaaaatgtaaattaaagaagaaaattaattagaataataaagaaattaaactCCTCTCTTAAGTTGAAGAGGAAAtagcaaaaagaaaattaagtaATTGATTAATCATGTAAGTAATGTATTAATCCTACTCCAAACAATTCACTTCAACACACACATTACTTTGACTAACGAAGTTCATCTCCGATTTCAAACACACACAAAACTGTAAaccctaaaataattaaaatagagaAGTCCACACGGtagcatttcattttttttaatactaaaacataaataGTTAGTGAGAAAATTTATCTAGCCTGGGTCCATAAATAAGGTATAGAGTCAATTAAATCCTTATATagttattttgaaattaatgattatggtgtcttttttttcaaaagaaaaataaaaataaaaaataaattgatactttaatttttaaaattgtagttTATTTTATGGTGTATATATGTTGTACTTACTGTGAATAAACACtggataagaaaaataattttataaaactgaaTACCGAATAtaattagcaatttataatttaaatttttataattatttttttaaatagaatagcaattcataatttaaaatttttataattatttttttaaatagggtAGTTGGAAGGTAATCTGGAAGTAATTTACTGAAGCAGTGTGGGTATAGAGAAAGATAGGATGCGGGGGAGCACAGAGAAGCAACTTGGTAAGGATAATCTTGAAGttgtaattaaaaagaaaagaaaagaataaatgaagaaagaaaagaagagtAGTAAAAGCAAAGTGAGGATCACGGAGATCTCGAGATAGAGAGGAAATGCCGCGTGTGTCTCTGCATCTGCAATATCCTTAATAGTCACCAAACAGCCACCAACCACGTGTATGCTTTTGACTACGCTACATTTGGTCTTCCTCACGTGACCTATCACTTGTTTTGCTTGGGTCCGTACTTTCGGATTTTGTATTCCTTGTACGGAACTAAACAATTCATTTCCCCCCTGAATAAATATCAATGATAATTTTGATGACAAAGAAATTATCAATATAATATATCGTAGGAGCGAAGCAACCTCgcgaaaaataaatattactaatACAAAAAATCTGCAGAGTTACTGAGCTATAAAAGATGAGATCATACATCGGACAGATACTCAACGAAGATCGTCGAAAAGGATTTCCTCGAAATATGATAATCGACATCACAGCTCGGTCAAAGGATACCACTAGCTCAGACCTCGTGCCATCCATAAACGAGATAGGACATCCAGCACATCTCGGATTAATACTCACATGTAACTGATTTCAGAGGCCACAAAAGATCCTCTAATAAGTACAAAGAGAATGTTTTCTACACCAGACACACCTAACAAATCTCGCTAAACGCGGAAGAACACGACACGTAAGCAGAACAAAAATAGGGAACCACAATAAGAAGAAGAGGACAATGCAACAAAGTTCGCGCGGAATCtaccataataaaaaaatcttacGTGCAAAGCATAggtaattattctttttttccataatatttcttcttctttctcttcttcttctttcccttACTGAAAATCTTaattgagcgtcggagtgaatcCGATGATCCCATCAAAAAAAtttctgacctctgtttacTAGTGTGTGTAGGTACCCGGAACTCGGATCCATTTTGTGATTCATTAGtaacatataataattttatatagttcatataatatatatatttattaagttatttatgGTTATTTACaaatcaattaatattaaatttatatattaatggaACCTGATTTTTCGAGCATAACTTGAAAAATAATAGGATTTTGCTCATCGGACAACAATGGTCCGATGAATATTCCAATATTAAAGTCAGTCTTTGGAGCAAAAAAATTAAGGGATTTATGTAGAATAGTAATAATTGAgtatatacatatgtatatcTCAATCATTTATATAGAAGTTATATGAACGTCTAAATCCTTTTACGATTAGGTCTTTATTGGTGAATAAAAATGAAAGTAAGTCCCTTTAAGACACAAAGtcttattttgaataaaatgaTTTTAGGTATTTGATTAGTctgaaattaattatataattattagtcTTTAATTAGTTGGCAATGTAAATTATGAAATATACGCTGTTAAAAGTTGAATCTTGACATACATTTAAAGTATAAAAGAATCGACATATTCttacaataatttatacatactAAGATAAGAATACTTTCGAACCATATGGCTGTCTGATTTTTCATCAACTAAAAATCAAGTTTCAACTTTGCAACATCACTCATCTTTCGGAGGCTGTAATTTATGGCTCGGTTGGAGTTTTTGGCCCATAAAATGTCAAATCGAAGTTCTAATTCTCGCATATGATTTTCTGCAAATCATACAATTCATCAAATCGATCTATAAacttctaaaattttgaaattagttTGATTTATCAATCATATATCTACAATTTCTTTGAACTTTTATGGTTATTTGCAACGATTTTTATTCAATTCTTCAAGTTTACCGCTACACGTCTCACCCTTTCAATTTCTCCAAACGAACTAAAAATTTGTCACTCGAACGAATTTGTCTGAAATTCATCATTAGACGCTTCAGTTCCATATCACTTTTTTACTATCTAAAATGAGGTATCTACCCTTTATTTActctttaacaaaaaaattaccaaGTGGGTCGATTTTTGTAAAAGAATATCATTCACCTATTTTAGTTTCCT
This region of Mercurialis annua linkage group LG1-X, ddMerAnnu1.2, whole genome shotgun sequence genomic DNA includes:
- the LOC126664811 gene encoding RNA polymerase sigma factor sigC; translated protein: MGLGFRLNLKPGFPFLSQSLSNSPSRLSSSSSSVKGREGFKTYVYSSAVQIIENDYSQTEGFKVNVGKRSNSHCGGIGVIDDGEVYVKEKILRYSLLLENLYSLEESFADSDALKLERDILQQLGRLGALKLFNSCLISTLEITNVADLSDVRAENMGECRVGGRQTNHVNEEVIIRSTKKEQRKSRRERAVVKNERKAASLALCSKPIACGKLMVSSVKKVSNSKSRRLMIARNEAEMAKGVKVLAGLEKIRAILEEESGQAVGMSCWAEAAGLELKVLQHQLSFGWYCRDELVKSTRSLVLYFARNYRGMGVALEDLLQAGNMGVLQGAERFDHTRGYRFSTYVQYWIRKSMSRIVSRLARGIQIPCTLSRAINQIKKARKALSTSHGKYPDDNEIAKFTGLSLAKIESASRCLRVVGSIDQKVGESFNAKVLEFIPDTCVESPEGVVLRQHMIQDIHKLLRELDPRERQVLVLRFGIKDYQPKSLEEIGRHFHVSKEWVRRLQNKVLTKLRNEETRRNLRHYINS